In a single window of the Lagenorhynchus albirostris chromosome 19, mLagAlb1.1, whole genome shotgun sequence genome:
- the LOC132510109 gene encoding zinc finger protein 211-like, whose translation MAAAVLRDTPQGSVTFEDVVVYFSWEEWGLLDEAQRCLYHDVMLENFALVTSLGYWYGMEDEEAFSVQSVSVEQMSLGKTPTPDPSIQKTHPCEKCVMAGRDILYLAEYQGLHPGQKSYTCEACGKQFWFSPNSHQHQKHNDEKPFKRDIDRASFVTSYRFHVSGKTFTCEEVGRDFLAMLNLLQHQATLKGAKPHSSFRCGESFHSGKSHYKYSEYEKLFSYEYTLFQDEQLHTRESYYDCEKPFNQSSILINCQRPDTGARSYECSECGKSFSQSYRLIQHHRSHTAARPYKCNECGKAFSYKLRLVQHLQIHTKVRPYECGECGKSFSYSSTLIKHQRVHTGARPYKCGECGNSFSQSSNLIQHQKIHSGARPYKCSECGKSFSYKCKLVQHLRIHTGERPYECGECGKSFSHSSTLNQHQRIHTGARPYKCDECEKSFSQKSNLIQHRRVHTGEKPYECGECGKSFSQSSHIIQHRKLHTR comes from the exons GGTAGTGTGACCTTTGAAGACGTGGTAGTGTACTTCTCCTGGGAGGAGTGGGGGCTCCttgatgaggctcagagatgccTGTACCACGATGTCATGCTGGAGAACTTTGCACTTGTGACCTCACTGG GTTATTGGTATGGAATGGAGGATGAGGAAGCATTTTCTGTGCAGAGTGTTTCTGTAGAACAAATGTCACTGGGCAAGACTCCAACTCCAGATCCATCCATTCAGAAGACTCACCCCTGTGAGAAGTGTGTCATGGCCGGGAGAGACATTTTGTATCTGGCTGAGTACCAAGGATTGCATCCTGGGCAGAAATCATACACCTGTGAGGCATGTGGAAAACAATTTTGGTTCAGTCCAAACAGTCACCAGCACCAGAAGCACAATGATGAGAAGCCATTCAAAAGGGACATAGATAGGGCCTCATTTGTGACAAGCTACAGGTTCCATGTTTCAGGGAAGACCTTCACCTGCGAAGAAGTCGGGAGGGACTTCCTGGCTATGTTGAATCTTCTTCAGCATCAGGCCACTCTCAAAGGGGCAAAGCCACACAGCAGCTTCAGGTGTGGGGAGTCCTTTCATAGCGGAAAAAGTCATTACAAGTATAGTGAGTATGAGAAATTGTTCAGCTATGAATACACACTTTTTCAGGATGAGCAACTTCACACTAGAGAAAGTTACTATGACTGTGAGAAACCCTTTAACCAAAGCTCCATCCTTATTAATTGCCAGAGACCTGACACAGGAGCAAGGtcttatgagtgcagtgaatgtgggaaatcctttaGCCAAAGCTACAGACTCATTCAACACCACAGAAGTCACACTGCAGCAAGGCCTTATAAGTGcaatgaatgtggaaaagccttcagcTACAAATTAAGACTTGTGCAGCACCTACAAATTCACACTAAAGTGAGGCCTTATGAGTGTGGCGAATGTGGGAAGTCCTTTAGCTACAGCTCCACTCTCATTAAACAccagagagttcacactggagCAAGGCCTTATAAGTGTGGTGAGTGTGGGAATTCCTTTAGCCAAAGCTCCAACCTCATTCAGCACCAGAAGATTCACAGTGGAGCGAGGCCTTATAAATGTAGTGAATGTGGAAAATCCTTCAGCTACAAATGCAAACTTGTGCAGCACCTGcgaattcacactggagaaaggccttatgagtgtggggaatgtgggaaatcctttaGCCACAGCTCCACTCTTAATCAAcaccagagaattcacactggagcCAGACCATATAAGTGTGACGAGTGTGAGAAATCCTTTAGCCAAAAGTCCAACCTCATTCAGCACCGGAGAGTACACACAGGAGAAAAGCCTTATGAGTGTGGGGAATGTGGGAAGTCCTTTAGTCAAAGCTCCCACATCATTCAACACAGAAAACTTCACACCAGATAA